In Peromyscus maniculatus bairdii isolate BWxNUB_F1_BW_parent chromosome 9, HU_Pman_BW_mat_3.1, whole genome shotgun sequence, one genomic interval encodes:
- the Or4k5 gene encoding olfactory receptor 4K5: protein MEKINYSVVSEFVLLGLSSSRELQFFFFVFFSVLYIVIVLGNLLIIIAVTSESSLHSPMYFLLGNLSFIDICQASFATPKMIADFLSEHKTISFNGCIAQIFFIHLFTGGEMVLLVSMAYDRYVAICKPLHYMVIMNRSTCIALVIISWAVGLVHTLSQLSFTVNLAFCGPNEVDSFFCDLPRVVKLACIDSYYTEILIVVNSGILSLSTFSLLVSSYAIILVTVWFKSSAAMAKAFSTLAAHIMVVVLFFGPCIFIYVWPFTTYPVDKILAIFYTVFTPILNPIIYTLRNRDMKAVMGKITARYFRPPKISEMPLVARISLH, encoded by the coding sequence ATGGAGAAGATCAATTATTCAGTGGTGTCTGAGTTTGTGTTGCTTGGACTCTCCAGTTCTCGGGAacttcagtttttcttctttgtcttcttctctgTGTTGTATATTGTCATTGTATTAGGAAACCTTCTCATCATCATAGCCGTGACTTCTGAGAGCAGCCTGCACTCCCCCATGTATTTTCTCCTGGGGAACCTTTCCTTTATTGACATTTGTCAGGCTTCTTTTGCCACACCTAAAATGATTGCAGACTTTCTGAGTGAGCACAAGACAATATCCTTCAATGGCTGCATAGcccagatttttttcattcatctcttTACAGGAGGGGAGATGGTACTGCTGGTCTCCATGGCTTATGACAGATATGTGGCCATATGTAAGCCTCTACATTACATGGTCATCATGAACAGAAGTACCTGTATTGCCTTAGTAATAATCTCCTGGGCTGTGGGATTGGTGCATACATTGAGTCAATTGTCATTTACTGTAAACCTGGCATTTTGTGGACCCAATGAAGTAGACAGCTTTTTTTGTGACCTTCCTCGAGTGGTCAAGCTAGCCTGCATTGACTCATACTACACTGAAATACTAATTGTGGTAAACAGTGGAATTCTTTCCTTAAGCACTTTCTCTCTTTTGGTGAGCTCCTATGCCATAATTCTTGTCACAGTTTGGTTCAAGTCTTCTGCTGCCATGGCCAAGGCATTTTCTACACTGGCTGCTCACATTATGGTAGTAGTATTATTCTTTGGACCTTGCATCTTCATCTATGTGTGGCCCTTTACTACTTATCCAGTGGATAAGATTCTTGCTATATTTTATACAGTTTTCACTCCCATCCTAAACCCCATTATTTACACACTAAGAAATAGAGATATGAAAGCTGTCATGGGAAAAATTACAGCTCGTTACTTCAGACCACCCAAAATTTCTGAAATGCCATTAGTAGCAAGGATTTCCCTTCATTGA